tgaagggtgtgattggattcgggaagaagggcaagttgaggcCTCGGCATATTGTTCCTTTTGAGGTGTTTGAGAGGATTGGAGATGTGGCTTACAAACGTGCCTTGCCACCTAGTCTATCGAATGTTCACCTACtgttttatgtttctatgctccggaagtattatGGTGACCTTTCACATGTTTTGTACTTCAacatggttcagttagatgggGATTTAACTTATGACGcggagccggtggccattttagATCGGCAGGTTCCAAATttgatatcaaagaatattgcatcagtgaaagttcaatggagaggtcagtcagtcgaggaggctacttgggagattgAGCGGGAGAAATAGAGCAATTATCCACACCAATTTGAGACTCCaagtatgattctagacccgtttgaggacgaactTTTGTTTAAAAGGAGGAGAATGTGACGGCCCGACCGGCTATTTTTGTATTGTAGCCCCATTCCCCTAATCTTCTATGTTTGTTTGTGGTTATGTGACTTGACGGGATAGTTGGTTTAGTTCCAGAGATATTTCggagtgaattgggacacttagtcccaaagttggaagcttaagttggaagagttgaccgaAGTTTGACTTTTATGAAGACAACtctagaatggagttttgatggttctgatagctttatatggtgattttggacttaggagtatgtACGTATGCTAATTTGGAGGCCCGTATGTTGATTTGATGATTTTTGGAAAAAGTTGGAAAGTTAAAGggttggaaggttgagaggtttgatcgagagttgactttgtcgATATCTGATTTGGATTTCGGTTTTGGGAGTTAGAATAGGTATgttatatcatttatgacttgtgtgaaaaatttgaggtaaaTCGGAGTTGAATTGATATGGTCattagttttagaagttggaagtttattagttttattaggcttgaattggggtacgattcatgattttaatgttgtttgatgCGGTTTGAAGCTTCAagtaagttcgtattgtattttaagacttgttggtatgcttgcacgagggcctcgggtgtgttttcgGTTGAATTCGGACTCATTTTGGACTTGAAAAGACTGTTGAAGGGAGCTCATTTCTGATGTGATCGCAACTGGACTTGGCCGCATGTGCGGTTAAAGGAGAACATATGACAAGAAGGCTGGGTAGGGCTGTGTCTACAGATACAGACGAAGAGCCGTAGAAGCGGAGCCACAAGTGCGGCCTTTGGGTTATAGGAGCGAAGGTGAGGTTGGAGGAGGTTGTCCGCAGAAATAGAAGATTTTGCGCAAAAGCGCTATGGCAGATGCGATATTTTTCCGTGAAAGCGATTGTCTGAATTTTGGAGGGAGCCACAAATGCAGCCAAACTTCTGCAAAAGCGGGACCGTATGTGCGGTAAGTGGTCGTAGGTGCGGATTCACTATCCGTGTTATATTTCAAAGGGTTTCATTATTTTTCTCATGTTAGGAGATTTGGAACTCTGCTAAGGGCGATTTTTGAGAGGGTTTTTGCTACAATTGAAGAGGTAAGTgaagtttattttattttgatgatGGATATTGATTACCCATTAATTATTATACCTAGTTTATGTGTGTTTGAGGTAAAATTTTGGAATTTTAGACCACGGTATTGGAGAGTGAGATTTGGTGATTTGCGGATTAATTTGTAGATAAAATtggatgaaattagtatggttggactcttaATTGAATGGGTGTTAAGAATTTGTGAATTTTATCGGGTTCTGAGGTATAGGCCCAATGTTGAATTTTTGTATATTTGATCCAAAACTTtagctttatcatttggaattatttCCTATGGCTATTGTTGATGGTACtaagttattttggttagattcgagccATCTAGAGACCATCAATAATAGCCATAGGAAACACGATTTGGCTTGTTAGATGAGACCATCTGAGGAGTGATTTGGCTTTCTTGAGGAAAGTATCTTACCTAAACGTGGTTGAGGCACTGGTTGCCTAAATTATTTGTAATATCTACATGCTATGAGTGGCGTATATGTCTGGGGTTGAGACCATATATGTGCATCGGGGTACTATTATTATGCTCGAGGTTGtgcttaggctatgatatgccttgAATTAACTGCTAAGCTTCAAGATGTGATGTTCTCCTATTTGTACCTCTTTGTGAGCTATTTGTACTATATTTGAGATTTCATTGAGGTTATCTTCCCGGTTGAACTTGATAAACTGCTATTTCATGATGAAATTATCGGTTCTAGCAGTGATAGCACACATTGCATATGCCTATACCATAACATGTTAGTTATACTAGTCCAGGAGTTTGAAACTTGATAACCATTGATCATGTACATGTATTCTCGTAtattttctttatgtgtgttaTGATCTGGACTGGTAGCATGTGATCACGTTGGCGGATTATGATTATTAGCATGTGAGTTATCCATACGGTTGatattattggcacgtgagttatccgtgcaaaTCTAGATATTGATATTATTAGCATGTGAGTTAtccgtgcaacacgtgagttattcgtgttgttgatattattagcacgtgagttgttcgtacAACATGTAGATATGTATCCATCTccctagggtcaccctctcatgtttctctcttgatggtgtacacgcGGATTTGAGGAAACTGATCAGTGATTTGGTTCGGATATAAGATCTTGAGGAAAATCTGGCCAATGTTTGTTTTGGATTTCACATTTCATCTTTACTTACAATTTTTGTGGTTATTTACCTAATTTATTTGCATATCATCCTTATGTGTCGTATCACTTGCTGAGCAGAGTACTTGAGTAATTGTGCGCACATATACACAAATAGTTCCTTCTGTGCTTTATACTTGATCACATCACTATTTTGCACTTGTTGAATTTATGAAAGTATACCGGTTATAGCAGATATCAATTCTTGCTTCTTTTACCTCACCGAGGTTAATTATGATATTTCCTGAGTACATTGAGTCAGTTGTATTCATGTTACACTCTGCACTtaattgtgcagatccaggtatcagACCCAGTCATCCGTAGTCGAGGTTGGTAGCATACTCATTTGCTAAAAGACGAGGTAGAACTGCATTCTTGACCGCAATTTTGGCGTCTCTTTCCTTATGTATTGTTATCTTTATTTTAGACGGTATTGTAGTTGGTCATTTCAGACTCATATTTTCGTATTAGAGCTCATGACTCTATATTTACTAGTTTCTAGGAGACttattgttacaacccatatccacatgtgttagttcatgccatatattagttaacataaatccaagaaggaattatctttgagatgataagaagtcaatcctattggtcttaagagatacaagagtgtataagggtgattaaccagtattagaagttaaacgaatcaaggatgttgtaactcgtattttcaggtaatctagcggtgcttaatacactcaagaggtcatttattaaggtattttaatcatataatatctgtatcataagtcttgaagtcaaacgagttatgaaacaaaagtcgacaaaagttgtcgcaacttaggttcataattttacttaaacattaggtcaaatgtttctaatcttttctcataatttacaaggaattacggggtgatctacccaccaaattaaagatctatgagtctagtttccaacgcattaaaccgttcatcgatacgatctcggagtagagagatattcgcgttttcgcgagactgcgccaagcacctctctatggggcccactaagtcggtttaagatatttggacctatataggatgactccaacccgttttaaatcatttcttttcactattttcagaccttagaaccctagaaacatcctctcaaggttctctcaagattcaagacccaaaaaggggcaaacaacacaaatcaagtgtcgggaattccgtggcgctagtaagtctcttgttcttcttgttgttgctcatttttgtgtcgttccaactcgtgtgggaggttgttttaaagggtatatgttctgtaaatactccctaatgttcttaatattaatcctaggtgatttcaagccttctaaagtgattctagtgccgaaaaacactaattgatcgctagtttcatttttttgttgttgtggcagcattggagggatatttcttggaaatttaaggtcaaattggagtttttctttctgtataaaggtaaggaacctcttactctatatgtatttaagattatccaagttgcggctaagccattgaagctagaacttgtgagatatatatcgaaaggtttggtagtagtgttattgttttgtggactgttttgcgttgttgttgggctgcgtattttactactatcttgtggagttttggaggaggaagggtgtggagaaacaccatatatatgtaggtttatgggctgatagttattcgtaacatttccaggttgtttgacacgactacggtggtcgtcgtatgtatggagtgattaggctgtgtgtggactatttcgggaggctcaatatgtttattattgatgatgtttgggctgtttggtgattgttttgaatggtgtgaggtcatatatataggggaggtgctgtccgtttcatcgtaaaatagtttgtggtcgatacataatagttatgacgcttaaatgataacgatagtatcgtttctcttattgtagactaaggagttttgacaattgcatagcttgagattggggcagtatatacaaggtatgtgaggctatccctttccttattttgcacgactccgattgcacataatgtaatgaacgatcttccaagatactctactcttagaagctagcagtacttacattgttttccctcttatggaacgattgatgttaatgttgcttctcttagtattatgttatcaatgttgttggtacttcctgattcttataaggttcatagtgaagacttagtcctaataacgtgtacag
This genomic stretch from Nicotiana sylvestris chromosome 9, ASM39365v2, whole genome shotgun sequence harbors:
- the LOC138877630 gene encoding uncharacterized protein; its protein translation is MQCRQKSYADRKVYYVAYMVSEKVLLRVSPMKGVIGFGKKGKLRPRHIVPFEVFERIGDVAYKRALPPSLSNVHLLFYVSMLRKYYGDLSHVLYFNMVQLDGDLTYDAEPVAILDRQVPNLISKNIASVKVQWRGQSVEEATWEIEREK